The Parabacteroides timonensis sequence CTTTAAAAGCGGCTCCAAGAACATCTGCACTATTATCTCCTGCATTCTTTACAACAGATGTACTACCTTGTGCATTACGAAGTTCTACAGTAAATGTCTTATTACTTCCATTACGATCGACAGTGACTTCTACCTTATCTCCAGGACGGTATTTACTGATCTGTTCCTGTAATGCATTCGCATTTTTCACTTTTGCACCATTTACAGCAATGATCACATCACCCTTTTCGATACCGGCTTCTTTAGCAGAACTTCTATCAGCGAAATCAGAAACACAAGCTCCTTCAGACACTTTAATCTTCGATTTCAACTCAGTCAGCTCCTCTTTCAGTTTACTATCCAGGTTAGGATAACTCAACTGCTCGGCAATATCACCCACACTCATCATCAAAACACCCAGAACAGCACGCTGTACAGTTCCATATTGTTTCAAATCGCTTGCCACTTTACCTGCAATACTAATAGGTACGGCAAATGAATATCCGGCAAAGTTTCCTGTTTCTGAATAAATAGCCGTGTTGATACCAATCAGTTCACCTTTTGTGTTTACTAAAGCACCACCACTATTACCAGGATTTACAGCTGCATCAGTCTGGATAAATGATTCAATTTTACTTCTGTCACCTCCCATAGAAATACCGCGGCCTTTTGCACTAACGATACCGGCAGTAACAGTAGAGGTTAAATTGAATGGATTACCTACAGCCAACACCCACTCACCTACTTTCAGTTTTTCAGAATCACCAAACGGTATAGTAGGAAGATCCTTTGCATCTACTTTTATTAAAGCAATATCCGTAGAAGGATCGGTCCCAATCAATTTTGCCGGGAATTTACGGTTGTCATTCAAAGTGACTTCCAATTCATCAGCACCATCGATCACATGGTTATTTGTAATAATGTATCCATCTGTGGAAATAATGACACCCGAACCAGAACCTACGCGGGGTTGTGGTTGCGGACGCTGGAAACCTCCACCTCCTCGTCCTCCAAATCCGAAGAAGTATTCGAAAGGATCAACATACTGCTGCTGGCCTCTACCACCATCAGCATATTGCTTAGCATTCGTCGTAGCTTTAATATGCACTACCCCATGTACCGTACTTTCTGCAGCTTTGGTAAAATCCGTATTTTCAGCAGCCACTGCATTCAATCCGGCATACCGGATAGGCTGATTAAATGTATTTGTTGAATCAGTGACATAAACCGGTTGTTTTTTATTCATCAGATAAGCACTTGTCCCAACCGCAGCACCGGTACTGATGGCAGCAACAAGAACGACTCCTAGCACATTTTTCCACATTGTTTTCATACTCTTTCTATTTTATCAAACATTTAAATTTAACACTTTTCTTTCGACAAAGAAAGTTCAAAAAACGTGCGATTATTCCATTTGCCTTTGATTTTTTATCACTTTTAACGGCGATTTATCCGGGGTTAACTGCGCTTAACAGTACTGTGTATTGCAAAGTACCTTTTTAACAATCATTCCCCTGCCAAATGGTCATGCTTTCAGTAATATAACAGTAAGAACGGCAGAAAGTTCAACCGGATTGACAGCAGGCTAGTGAATATAATAAGCGATAAGCCCTACAAAATTGTCAACCGTCAACCGTCAACTATCAACTAAAATACCTATCTTTGTCGCATTGCAGCCTGCCGGTCTGTCGCTCATCTTCGGATGTGAGGAAAGTCCGGGCAACACAGAGCACCATACTTCTTAACGGGAAGCTGTTCGCAAGGGCAGAGTAGTGTAACAGAAAATAACCGCCGGATTCGTCCGGTAAGGGTGAAAAGGTGAGGTAAGAGCTCACCGGGTCCCATAGTAATACGGGATGCCGTACATCTTATGGGTTGTAAGGTCATGTATACCGGCGTATGTAGGATTGCTCGTCCGATGCCGGGGGGTAGACCGCTAAAGCTTGCCGGTGACGGTAAGACAAGATAAATGGCAGACACTTCAGCTTCGGCTGAAGTACAGGACCCGGCTTATAGGCAGGCTGCATTTTTTATTCATCCGGCAAACACTCTTTGCCCCTACATTTCACAGCATGAAGAAGAAGACGGATAAAAAGACTGCTGAAAAAAAGCCTCTGGGAGAACGGATCAACGCCTTGCTGACACGAACCATTCATTTTGTTACTTACGACATCTGGCGAATTACAGAAAATGAAGTAAGCGGCCTGAAAGAAATATATATAAACACGATCAAGACAGTCATACTGGCCATACGCGGATTCAACAGCGAGAACCTTCAAACGAAAGCATCCGCTCTTACTTACAGTACATTATTGGCTATTGTTCCCTTACTGGCGGTATTATTAGGTATTGCCAAAGGCTTCGGATTCCAAGAAGCAGTACAACAGGAACTCTTCGATTATTTTCCCCGACAAGAACAAGAGTTAAGCGAAGCCTTTAAGTTCGTAGAAAGATATCTGGCACAAGCACAAGGCGGAGTCATTATCGGAGTCGGTCTTATTCTTTTATTCTACACAGTCATTAACCTGATTTCGTCTATAGAAGATACATTCAACGATATCTGGCAAATCCAAAAGTCGCGTCCATGGCACCGGAAAATCTCCGATTACCTGGCTTTATTCCTCATATTACCGGTATTAATGACAGCTTCAAGCGGTTTGTCCATATTTATGTCTACGCTGCAAAACTCATTCTTAAGCAACTATGTATTCTTCACTCCTTTGGTAGAGTTCTTCCTGAATATCGCTCCGTTCATAATCACAATAATGGTATTCACAGCCTTGTATGTTTCCCTCCCCAACACGAAGGTGAAATTTGTAAACGGACTTGTTGCCGGCATACTGGCAGGTTCCGCTTTCCAGTTTTTCCAGTTCATTTATATCAGTGGGCAGATATGGGTTAACAAATACAATGCTATCTATGGTAGCTTCGCTGCTTTACCTTTATTATTATTATGGTTACAGTTATCCTGGTTAATCTGCCTCTTTGGAGCAGAACTATCTTATGCTTCTCAGAATGTAAAGAAATTCAGTTTTGAACGAGATAGTAAAAACATCAGTCGACGATATAAAGACTTCCTAACCTTATTGATCGCTTCTCTGATCGTAAAACGCTTTGTGAAGGGAGAAAGGCCATATACTGCCGATGAACTGTCTGACGATTATCGCATCCCCATCCGGGTAACAACGGAAATACTTTATTTGCTTACCGAACTTCATATTATCATAGAAGTCAACTATGAAAATGACGAACGGGTAGTCTACTATCAACCAGCCATTGATGTAAACAAGATCAGTGTAAGTTACCTGTTGACGAAGATGGATGAATACGGTTCCGAGAACTTTAAGATCGATACCTCCTGCCTGTTCACAAAAGAATGGCATGCCTTGCTCAAAACAAGAGAAGATATGATTAAAGCGAACAATAATATCCTGCTTAAAGACTTATGACCCACGACCTGACACATGGTCCGGTATGGAAAGTGATCGTACGCTTCGCACTCCCACTACTCATCGGTAACCTGCTGCAACAGTTATATAATGTAACCGACAGCATCATCGTCGGACAATTTCTGGGAAAAGAAGCGCTTGCAGCCGTTTCCGCCTCTTTCTTTATTTATTACTTCATTATTTCATTAGTGATCGGAGTCGGAAGCGGAACATCCGTTGTCGTTTCACAATTTTTCGGAGCAAAACAATACGATAAAGTTCAACGCGCCTTCTCTTCTTTTTTTATTTTCATGCTCGTAGCCGGGATCGCTCTTTCAATAGCCGGCATCATCTTTTCCGAGCCTATTTTTCGCCTGACCAACACACCGGAGGAAGTCATACCTGATGCTGTTGCTTATTTCAGAATATATATCGGAGGAACTTTTCTCTTCGTCACATTCAACAGTATAATCTCCATATTAAGAGGTGTAGGCGAATCCGTTCGACCAATGATCTTCATATTTATTACCACCGTACTGAATATCGTTTTAGATTTATTATTCATCGTTGGTTTTAAGTGGGGAATTGAAGGAGCAGCACGCGCAACCGTCATTGCACAAGGAATTGGAATGTGTATCGCCTTAGGATATGTAAATAATACGCATCCCCTACTCTCGATCAAAAAACAAGACTTGCTATTTGATATGAAACTCTTTAAGGAAGGATTGAAAATAGGACTTCCCACTAGTGTTCAACAATGTGCAATTGCCCTAGGCTTGATTGCCTTGCTTGGAATTGTCAATAGTTTTGGAACCGACACGCTGACAGCCTATGGAGCTGCAGGTAAAATCGATACAATCATAACAC is a genomic window containing:
- a CDS encoding Do family serine endopeptidase; translated protein: MKTMWKNVLGVVLVAAISTGAAVGTSAYLMNKKQPVYVTDSTNTFNQPIRYAGLNAVAAENTDFTKAAESTVHGVVHIKATTNAKQYADGGRGQQQYVDPFEYFFGFGGRGGGGFQRPQPQPRVGSGSGVIISTDGYIITNNHVIDGADELEVTLNDNRKFPAKLIGTDPSTDIALIKVDAKDLPTIPFGDSEKLKVGEWVLAVGNPFNLTSTVTAGIVSAKGRGISMGGDRSKIESFIQTDAAVNPGNSGGALVNTKGELIGINTAIYSETGNFAGYSFAVPISIAGKVASDLKQYGTVQRAVLGVLMMSVGDIAEQLSYPNLDSKLKEELTELKSKIKVSEGACVSDFADRSSAKEAGIEKGDVIIAVNGAKVKNANALQEQISKYRPGDKVEVTVDRNGSNKTFTVELRNAQGSTSVVKNAGDNSADVLGAAFKALTDKQKRELGVSYGVEVSGLLKGKMKDAGIQKGFIIMIVNDQKISTPEQLEKLVDKVLKGNSDDRYIVVKGFYPNGRTKVYAIDLAE
- a CDS encoding YihY/virulence factor BrkB family protein; protein product: MKKKTDKKTAEKKPLGERINALLTRTIHFVTYDIWRITENEVSGLKEIYINTIKTVILAIRGFNSENLQTKASALTYSTLLAIVPLLAVLLGIAKGFGFQEAVQQELFDYFPRQEQELSEAFKFVERYLAQAQGGVIIGVGLILLFYTVINLISSIEDTFNDIWQIQKSRPWHRKISDYLALFLILPVLMTASSGLSIFMSTLQNSFLSNYVFFTPLVEFFLNIAPFIITIMVFTALYVSLPNTKVKFVNGLVAGILAGSAFQFFQFIYISGQIWVNKYNAIYGSFAALPLLLLWLQLSWLICLFGAELSYASQNVKKFSFERDSKNISRRYKDFLTLLIASLIVKRFVKGERPYTADELSDDYRIPIRVTTEILYLLTELHIIIEVNYENDERVVYYQPAIDVNKISVSYLLTKMDEYGSENFKIDTSCLFTKEWHALLKTREDMIKANNNILLKDL
- a CDS encoding MATE family efflux transporter, translating into MTHDLTHGPVWKVIVRFALPLLIGNLLQQLYNVTDSIIVGQFLGKEALAAVSASFFIYYFIISLVIGVGSGTSVVVSQFFGAKQYDKVQRAFSSFFIFMLVAGIALSIAGIIFSEPIFRLTNTPEEVIPDAVAYFRIYIGGTFLFVTFNSIISILRGVGESVRPMIFIFITTVLNIVLDLLFIVGFKWGIEGAARATVIAQGIGMCIALGYVNNTHPLLSIKKQDLLFDMKLFKEGLKIGLPTSVQQCAIALGLIALLGIVNSFGTDTLTAYGAAGKIDTIITQAVLTLSGALAAFCGQNIGAGHFDRVRKGLRFTMLVNLIFSLITFTAIYFFGEEMMRAFTSDQAVITIGKEYLLIIGGFFIVHGALNIYNGALRGAGDTIFTMVTSLLCLWLIRIPLSYQLSAWYGRQGIWWAIGISIAIGFVITYIYYKMDLWKKRCVVK